The Acidobacteriota bacterium genome segment AGCCGAGCTTCTTCACCTCAGTATGACATTGTCTCCCGTTTCTTTGCACCTTGTATTGGGATCAACGAGGATCCGGTGACGGGCTTTGCCCACTGCTGCCTGGGGCCGTTTTGGGGGGTGAGGCTTGGTCGGAACACCATCTGCGCCCACCAGGCGTCTACCAGAACGGGTGATGTATTCGTAACCCTGCGTGAGAACAGGGTTCTGCTCACCGGCAATGCCCTCACCGTGTTTCGAATCAAGCTTCTCCCGGACGTGGCTAGCACCAATAGTCCTGTGGCTGAAAACGGAGTGTGATGGAGGCGCAGAAATGCTTCCTGAGCACCCTGCCTTGCGGCCCGATATGTCGGATTGGTGAAGGAGATGCTCGCGGCCCACTTTTCAGGATTGCCGCCTGCGGGATAATCTCGGGCCCAGCTATGGGGGGACCGTTTATCTCAGTGCATCCGACGCTGTTTTCGCTCGGTGTGAATTCATCGGTAGCTACGGCATATGGGGCGGGGTGTTAAAGGGGGGGCGCCGTTTCATGGGGCGCTTGATCTTCATTGGACTCCCTTACTGTGCGAAGAAGACAGTCGTTGCGGAAACAACTCCTGGAATCATGCAATCTCTTGCGCATTCCTCGGAGACCGGTTTGGCCGGTCGCGCAGGGAAAATGGCCGGCAGGCCAGAGTTCCCCGGCCTGAAATATCGTGGACTTTTTGGTCCATAGTGCCTATATTAACGCGTCATCTACGGCCCTGATCAACCTGCTGTCCACCACTCGACCTGGCAGCGGAATTGACCACTTCACGCTGAGGGGCTGGAGAATCCCTGCTGTGGGGGCGGGTGCGTTTTGAAACACGACGCTAAATGTCTGAGTTGCATTGCAGAAAACAAAACACCAGGGGAGATAAAGATGAAAAACGTACTCAGATCAGGGTGTATCCTGGCGCTGTGGATGATGGTGGGAATGGTACCGGTCATACCTGATGCCCTGGCCGATGAACCATTGTTCGGCGAAAGGATCGATTATGGTACAGGAGATGGTCCGCACTCTGTCTTCTCGATTGATCTTGACGGGGATGGTGACAATGACCTGGCGGTAGCGAACATGGGCTCTTACAATGTCTCCATTCTGAAGAATAACGGTGACGGGAGTTTTCAAACGGCGGTCGACTATGACGCAGGAGCTTTGCCGCACTCTGTCTTCTCGATCGATCTTGACGGGGATGTTGATAATGACCTGGCGGTAGCTGACTATGGGTCTGACAATGTTTCCATTCTGAAGAATAACGGTGACGGGACATTTCAGGCCGCGGTCGACTATGGCGCAGGAGATGATCCGCGCTCTGTCGTCTCGATTGATCTTGACGGGGATGGTGACAATGACCTGGCGACAGCGAACGAGGGCTCTAACGATGTCTCCATTCTCAAGAATAACGGTGACGGGACATTTCAGGCCGCGGTCGGCTATGGCGCAGGAGATTACCCGAGCTCTGTTTTCTCGATCGATCTTGACGGGGATGGTGACAATGACCTGGCGACAGCCAACTATATGTCTGCCAATGTTTCCATTCTGAAGAATAACGGTGACGGGACGTTTCAGACGGCGGTCGCCTATGGCGCAGGAGATTATCCGTACTCTGTCTTCTCGATCGATCTTGACGGTGATGGTGACAATGACCTGGCGGTAGCGAACTTATACTCTGACAATGTTTCCATTCTGAAGAATAACGGTGACGGGACGTTTCTAACGGCGGTCAACTATGGCGCAGGAGATGGTCCGCACTCTGTCTTCTCGATTGATCTTGACGCGGATGGCGACAATGACCTGGCGGTAGCGAACGCGGGCTCACAGAGTGTTTCCATTCTGAAGAATAACGGTGACGGGACGTTTCAAACGGCGGTCGACTATGGCGCAGGAGATGGTCCGTTCTCTGTCTTCTCGATTGATCTTGACGGGGATGGTGACAATGACCTGGCGGTAGCTAACGCGGGCTCTAACAATGTTTCCATTCTCATGAATAACAGTGACACGCTGTTTCAAACCGCGGTTGCCTATGCCGCGGGAGATGGTTCGTACTCTGTCTTCTCAATTGACCTTGACGGAGATGGTGACAATGACCTGGCGGTAGCCAACAATTACTCTGCCAATGTTTCTGTCCTGATGAACAACGGTGACGGGACCTTTCAAACCGCGGTCGACTATGGGGCAGGATATTCTCCGGTCTCTGTCTTCTCGATTGATCTTGACGGGGATGGCGACAATGACCTGGCGGTAGCCAATGTGTCATCTGACACTGTTTCCATTCTGAAGAATAACGGTGACGGGACCTTTGCTGCCGCGGTCGACTATGTTACAGGAGGTGGTCCGGTCTCTGTCTTCTCGATTGATCTTGACGGTGATGGTGACAACGACCTGGCGACAGCCAACTATGCGTCTGCCAATGTTTCCATACTGAAGAACAACGGTGACGGGACGTTTGAAACCGCGGTCGACTATGGCGCAGGAGTTACTCCGTACTCTGTCTTCTCGATTGATCTTGACGGAGATGGTGACAATGACCTGGCGGTAGCGAATTATACGGCTAACAATGTGTCTGTCTTAAGGAACAACGGTGGCGGGACGTTTCAAACGCCGGTCGACTATGGCGCAGGAGATTATCCGGTCTCTGTCTTCTCGATTGATCTTGACGGGGACGGTGACAATGACCTGGCGGTCGCTAACAGTGAGTCTGACAATGTTTCCATTCTATTCAACCTGCTGGTCTCGTCCTGTTGCACGGGTATCACCGGGAACGTGGACGGTGATCCGGGTGAGATTGTGGATATCGGTGACCTCACATATCTTATTCGTTACCTTTTCATCCCGCCCAACGAACCGCCCGATTGCCTGCCGGAAGCGAATATCGACGGGGATCCGGGAGAAGTCGTGGACATAGGCGATCTGACGGGGTTGATCGACTACCTGTTCATCAGCCACACGCCGCCGGCGGAGTGTCAATAGGGGACGGCCAGCGATAAGCCGACCTGCGAAACTGAATGCAGCTTGCCGGGGATTACCGCAGGACTCACTCAAGAAGCGGTACAATAACCGGGGGACGGATCAGATCAGGACTTGCTTCTCAGGCGGGCCAGCCGTTCCGTAGCGTCCTGGACTGACCCGATACCGGGGTCGGCGTTCGTCCAGATGTCGAGAAATGTTTCGTATCGGGCGATGGCCATGTCCACATCTCCCTTCTGCTCGTATGCCAGACCCAGATAGTAATATACTTTTACAGACAGGTTGCCGGAAAAGAGTCCGAGTGAGCTGTACACTTTGCTCAGGTCTTCGAAAGCCGCAATCGAGCGGTCGAGCTTGCCCAGTTCAAGGCGCGTTTTTGCGAGCATAAAGCGGCCGAAAAAGTCTCCGGACGCTTCGACTGCCTTCTCGAAGTGTACCTCGGCCAGGTCCGGGTTGCTCACGGCCAGTTCGAACAAGCCACGTGCTAAGTGGTACGAGGTCATTGGCCGCTCATTCTCCTCAAGGAACTCTTTGAGTTCTCGCACCACCTGCTCGGCCAATTCAACCTCGCCTTTCTCCGCAAGTAGCTGCGCGTATCTGCATCGATACTGTTCCCTGTCCTCCGGATAGATCCTGTGGTGAGCCTCCATGGCAAGCTCGATTTCCTGTATGGCTTGTTCGAGCTTCCCTTGCTCCCTGAAAACAGAAGACCTCACCGCATGCTTGTGCCTGAGTTGTGATGTGACGCGGTCAATCCGGTCGGCACTCAAACCGTCGTTGAGCACGTCGAGAGCCTCTTCGAATTTTCCCTGATACAGCGGTATGTAGGAAAGGTATAATCGGGCTGCGGAGCGCTGGATCTGATTTCCTTCCGCAACGAGAGCCCGGAGACAACTGTCGGCCAGAGTGTATTCCCCTTTGTAGATATACATGAATCCGAGATTCATCCATGAAGTGATAAAGTCCGGTTTTATCGCAACGGCCCGTCTGTAGGATTCAATAGCTTCATCGAGTCGGCCATGTCGGGCGCAGATCTCGCCCCGTGAGTCGTACGGGTTGGCCTCATCAGGCGCGACTTTAACATATTCGTCGATGGCCTGTATGGCCCTGTCACCATCGCCGATTGCATCATAAGCATACGCGAGCTGGTTGAGAGCGATCCCATAACTCGGATCAATCTGTACGGCGCTGTCCAACAGCCTGATTGCCACGTCATACTGACCCCGGGCAAATCGATATCGACCCATTCGATAGAACGCTTCCTTGTCATCCGGATAGCGCTGGACAGCCACCCGGAGTTCTTCGATAGCTTTCTCATAATCGCCGGAAAGAGCTGCGCTAAGACTTCTGATGTGATGTCCCTCTATCGGACTGGAGCCGTCTGAGAACTCGACCGCCCTGGCAATCAATCCCGTGTCCGCAAGTTGAGCCAGGTAGTAATAGGCCATAGCGAAGGTGGAGTCGAGATCCAATGCATGCCTGAAGTATACTTCCGCCTCACCGTAGTACAGTTTGTTATAGTACTCCACACCTTTTAAATAATTGTAATATGCTTCCCTGGAGTCAGTAGTAACCTCAGCCACCAGCCGATCCGGCCCCCAGTCCGCGGTCGTTGGAGGCGGCAGCATCCGCCTGACTTCCACTGTGAGCTTGTCCACCAGGCCGAAAATACTCTCGTCAGGCTCACCGGTTATCCGGTGCGAAGCCAGTGTCAGACCGCTTGAAACCTCCACAAGCTGGATCGTGATGACAGGCCGTGGTTGCATCTTCAGGATACTTCCGGTGATCATCCATGTGGCCCGCGCTCGACGCGCCACTTCTGCTGCCGTGTTCTTGTCCAGGGTCTTGGCACCGTCCTGGC includes the following:
- a CDS encoding FG-GAP-like repeat-containing protein, giving the protein MKNVLRSGCILALWMMVGMVPVIPDALADEPLFGERIDYGTGDGPHSVFSIDLDGDGDNDLAVANMGSYNVSILKNNGDGSFQTAVDYDAGALPHSVFSIDLDGDVDNDLAVADYGSDNVSILKNNGDGTFQAAVDYGAGDDPRSVVSIDLDGDGDNDLATANEGSNDVSILKNNGDGTFQAAVGYGAGDYPSSVFSIDLDGDGDNDLATANYMSANVSILKNNGDGTFQTAVAYGAGDYPYSVFSIDLDGDGDNDLAVANLYSDNVSILKNNGDGTFLTAVNYGAGDGPHSVFSIDLDADGDNDLAVANAGSQSVSILKNNGDGTFQTAVDYGAGDGPFSVFSIDLDGDGDNDLAVANAGSNNVSILMNNSDTLFQTAVAYAAGDGSYSVFSIDLDGDGDNDLAVANNYSANVSVLMNNGDGTFQTAVDYGAGYSPVSVFSIDLDGDGDNDLAVANVSSDTVSILKNNGDGTFAAAVDYVTGGGPVSVFSIDLDGDGDNDLATANYASANVSILKNNGDGTFETAVDYGAGVTPYSVFSIDLDGDGDNDLAVANYTANNVSVLRNNGGGTFQTPVDYGAGDYPVSVFSIDLDGDGDNDLAVANSESDNVSILFNLLVSSCCTGITGNVDGDPGEIVDIGDLTYLIRYLFIPPNEPPDCLPEANIDGDPGEVVDIGDLTGLIDYLFISHTPPAECQ
- a CDS encoding tetratricopeptide repeat protein, with translation MSKCSDSRISRMLLAYELNMLGEAERREVEIHILDCAHCYERVRDFQAMGRLIRDDPEARECIRSIITEEQAAERTDSARRLSPKLRRRASVALRFAALVSAIVLLLVLKPWRIEFQPSDRAVAAENRLAVMYFENLADSSGIAALGEIVTNLFITDLSQSQYLQVVSSQRLHDILKLLGQDGAKTLDKNTAAEVARRARATWMITGSILKMQPRPVITIQLVEVSSGLTLASHRITGEPDESIFGLVDKLTVEVRRMLPPPTTADWGPDRLVAEVTTDSREAYYNYLKGVEYYNKLYYGEAEVYFRHALDLDSTFAMAYYYLAQLADTGLIARAVEFSDGSSPIEGHHIRSLSAALSGDYEKAIEELRVAVQRYPDDKEAFYRMGRYRFARGQYDVAIRLLDSAVQIDPSYGIALNQLAYAYDAIGDGDRAIQAIDEYVKVAPDEANPYDSRGEICARHGRLDEAIESYRRAVAIKPDFITSWMNLGFMYIYKGEYTLADSCLRALVAEGNQIQRSAARLYLSYIPLYQGKFEEALDVLNDGLSADRIDRVTSQLRHKHAVRSSVFREQGKLEQAIQEIELAMEAHHRIYPEDREQYRCRYAQLLAEKGEVELAEQVVRELKEFLEENERPMTSYHLARGLFELAVSNPDLAEVHFEKAVEASGDFFGRFMLAKTRLELGKLDRSIAAFEDLSKVYSSLGLFSGNLSVKVYYYLGLAYEQKGDVDMAIARYETFLDIWTNADPGIGSVQDATERLARLRSKS